The DNA window aaacataattaaaattttatgttagAAACTCACATCATGAACAACATCTCGGAGCAGTTGAATTTGTTTTCTGGTTACAGTTTTAacctgaaaatattttttttaaaaaaaataaaataattaaaattactttgaaaaatgtaaataattatattaaattttgataataATGAGTCGGGTTTAATTGATTTACCTTTCCATCAATAGTccaaataacattttcagtGCAAGGTGGTACTGTTAAGGAGCCCATATACCTGTAATAtcttttttcatctatttttattaGATTTGGATAATTAATTCCAATGGCTTTTTGATCTGCAAGTCTAAGAGCTTCTAAATCCTTCTCTATCTGTgataattacaaataaataataatgtcaaaaaatttaaaaatataaaatcgaTTAAAGTATATTGATAGCGTAACAAATAAATTTGTGTTTACCATAGTTAGGAAGAGATCAGGAAATAATCCAATCTCGTAAAGGATTCCAATGACTGCAATATTCTTTCCATCATTCGTTTCATGTACCAAATGACCCTCCATATCAAACCTTCATTTGATATACGCGAATAATTCTTAATAAAACTATTTACActatcagtatatatatacatatatacacacgCTTTATGAATATACCTTTTTCCATCGATAGTATGTTCAGAAGGTGTGTGCCAATGAACTTGTTTAAGTCGATATTGAGTGCCATTTATCTTCAAAAATCCTCCATCATCCCATCTCAACTAcagtatttataaattaatacttAATTCACTTAttacaaaataatttcaatttataatatcatgatcaaagtcgattttttaaatttaaacgtACGTACCATTATATCATGGCCTCTGTTCAAGAGAGTGGCATTTGATGGTTTGTAGAATTTTTGAAGTATTCCTAAATTGGAAACAATTTCAACCTTATTGTTAGGAAAATCAATTGGAGACTGCATTTTTCCAGTTTTGCATTTGATCCAATTTGGATGAATATTGCTCCAGTTAGCTGGTCCATTCTCCGCGTTTTCAACGTAACTAAACTCACTCTCATCATCTACATCAATTCCCCAAAAGGATCACAACTTTATTCACTAATATGTTAGTGTAGAAGaagttttatttgtattatcaaATCAGCTAAAAGATATAACGCAGATTAAAGGACGttaatattgcaaattaaaaaGACACTCGAGGGTTCTAtttctaataataaaatacatttAACGTACCAACTTCTCCAGATCTTGCAAGAAATGCACTTGAAAGGAAagcaaaagaaataaacaacatTTTGGTTATTGTTGCcatattcatattattatatcttCAACTATACTTAGAAGTGTTTTGTGAGTTGATGAGGGAACTCAGTAAATTCATTGATACTTATATAGGGGGAGTAAGGTAAtatgaagttgaccaaaaaaatGTTGTAATTTTGACAATCTTCTCTTGCCAACTTTTGTTTTCCCTTCTAATTCCACGGGTATTTGTCACGTCCTACTAGCAATAGGAATCAGGTAACTCTGACCACCAAAATTACTTCTCTTGTCAAATGTTATTAATTTGGATTTAAGTTATATGTACTAACAATCTTTTACACCATcagtactatatatatatatatatatatatatatatatatatatatatatatatatatNTATATAGAAGAActactaattatatttttattaagttaCCAACTATACTTATTTCTCACATGCATTCATATTGCCCATTTTTGACATATGATTGACGACACATTATTCATGTTGAAATAGACCTCCTAAAACACACAAAGATGACGTTACGGTGGAGATTATATATTTTGCTATGTTATTTCTTTATCGTGAATCAAAATTTGCAATCGCTAGCTTCGGCAtactattttaataataaaagatCAGTTATgtgtaaaagtaaaaatttacttgtattttatgtttatgtcaaataaataaatataaaataaattccgCAATCAAACTGTCACAATTTATTTGTTGAAAGAAGAACCAAATTAAAAGTGAGAACACTCTTGTCAACGAAAGCATAAGTAGATTAGGCTTTGCTGATAGAGGCTGCTGCAGCTTTTACTTAAATGGCGTTTTGGacaattttttgaagaaaaaaagttatgaaataattttctggaaaaattctagaaaaaaatgttttaaacgTTCACATCAAAGTTTTTAATAAACTAAACTCAAGGTTGTTTtagtcccaaaaaaaaaaacgcttgttttcaaaagtctataattatagttttaatcaattaattacttGCACAATATTTAAATGTGATTAAGATAAATATCTTAAATGCCTAATCAATTCTTCTGGTAGCTAGACTTCTTCTGGAATTTTATTTTCACATCTTTCTTATCCTATATGGCTATTTCTAAGCTAATTAATCGTGTACAACTCCCTTAATTTACATCTATTCAGGCTTTCACCTCTCGTGGTGATCGCGATAGAATTTAACATCGATCCTTaccttattttttattaaataaaacaaaaattaccTTAGAGTTCAAGCTTGAATTCTCATCTTCATTTCTTCTCCATCTATCAAGCAAATTGTCTACCTCTCTATATATCTTATTTGATTTTGTCCTTAATTCATCTTTTCCTTATTGGCTTCAATTgagctaatatttttttatttgaagaatAATATATGACATGATTTGAGCTAATTGCATTACATTCATTATATACAATTTAATTTGTTGCTTTGACATTGTTGTAGCTAAATCTATTTTTAGGCAAATCATGTCATATATAAttcttcaaataaaaaagaaaaaaagacaaatataccccctaactatcgtaaatggtatgcatatatcctttgtcatatttttgggacattgatgcccttgccatccaaaaactaaagcatatatgcccttcactctaacggaagactaaataagGACACATGACACAATCTTACCCGTCGatctaatatttaataaatgtcaagttaagattatgacacgtgtatgtccgttagtataaagggtatatatgctctctagtttttggacggcaggggcttcattgtcccaaaaatatgacggaggatatttgcataccatttacgatagtttagggtatatttgttatttttcccaataaaaatatataagtcAATTATACATCCATCGGCTAATTTAACTTTAGTTTAAGCAGTTTAGTCTACAACTATACCTTTAGCTAGGTAATTAATTCGGTAATTGTTATATTCTCTTGCAACTTGTCTTCTGCCAAATTTATGGCACAAGATTACTTTGGACTCTGACTATAATAACAGTTAATTAGGATTAGGcttcattattaaatattatgtaattaatctttttttttacacCAAGACTTTAAATTGGAGTTAAAGTACGAAAAATAGGGGTATTAAATGGTGAATTGACTAaatttagggggtcaaattaaACGGAGTTAATAAATGTGCGGTCAAAATGGGTATAAGCCCAATATTTCTACCAAATTCTGCAAATACTATACGAAAAATGGTTAAAATTACCCTCAAGTTATTCGAAATAGCTTATCTATACTATTTAATTATGTTTGGGATCAAAACTATCCTTGTTGTCTATGTTTTGGACCACAAATACCCTTAAAACGTTATCTTTGTCATTAGTGCTGACATGACAGTCCAGCCAGGCAGTCCAACATGACAAAACCTCTCAATAATGTTGTTCTTCCTTGTTCATCCTTATCGcaataagaaaatcaaatttaattcttCCATTGTTCGTGTTTGAGTTGTTGTTCGGACTTTGGAACTCCAATTTCAAAGTGTGTTGAAGTTTGTTTGAGGTTGTGATTGCGTGTTGAAGGATCGAGTTCATTGTTTGGGTTTTGGGGTCACAGATTCACAAAAACAATTTTAGATTTTCTAATTAAGAACTCtttcgtatatttttttaagatttcAACTCAAATCTTCAAATGTAAATCTTCAAACTAAAAAATCAGTGGTTAAATGTCAAATTCCAGCTTCAATTGCAATATCCAAGCAATTTTTAGTAACATTCAATTAAATCTCTTCAAATTTTTGCACTTAAAAACCCAACAAAAGCTAGAAATTTCTCACCAACAAACTTTCAAATGAGTAACTATTTTTGAGTTTCAACACAAAAAGAATGACTGCAAGAGTTCTTCAACATCTTTCAACCTTGAGAATTTAATTTTCAGTCTCAGATTCGATGACATCAAAACCCAAACAATAAACTTGATCATTCAACACACAACTACTATCTCAAACGAACTTCAAAGCACTTCAAAATTGGAATTTCAAAGTCCGAACAATAACTCAAACAAGAACAATGAAAGaactatttttgatatttttgtttcaaaaaaaaattgtgatataGATGAACAAGGAAGAACAACATGATTGAGAGGAAGGGATTTTTTTCATGTTGAACTGCCTAGGTGGACTGTCATGTCAGCAAATATGGCAAATATAACGTTTTAAGGGTATTTGTGGTTCAAAACATAGACGGCAAATGTAGTTTTGATCCCAAACAtaaataaagggtatatatgaacTATTTCGAATAGTTCGATGGtaattttgaccattttccgAATACTATATAATTTGTTTGATTATAAgtaattttattctttattatgatatataacaaattaaacaaaaaaaaaaattaaaaaatttcttattgATCAATTCGGTGAGGTTTTAACCCAGTTTTAGATGGGCTGAATCAGGTCGATCAAAGTGAACTGTGTTAATAGATAGACTAGTTAACTTTAACAAATTGGGCaaatcatattttcatgagCTAATTTTACGtttttactacttttttttttttttagtaaaacccAACGCAACAAAATAGGATTTCATTTGTTATtctatgatttttttaagaaaaagacaaTCGATAGACTTTAGAAACCGATGATATATCAAAGGACGTCCGttgatattttctttgtatataATACTTTTTGATGTTATCAAGTCTGTCAATTTTGGATCGGTTTTATTTTTGgggaaaaggacaaatatacccccgaactatcgtaaatgatatgcaAATATCCTCCGTCATATTtatgggacattggtgcccatgccgtccaaaaactagagcatatataccctttatactaacagaCATAcgcgtgtcataatcttatccactgATCCGACATTTATCGATggataagattgcgccacgtgtccctatttagtcttccgttagagcgAAGGGCAtgtatgctctagtttttggacggcaggggcaccaatgtcccaaaagtatgacggagtgTATCTCCATactatttacgatagttcaggggtatatttgtcatttttccctttattttttttagaaagtagattttatacaaattccatagtgttaagagttaattacatcatatctctattctttttcaaattacaacaATCCCTTAAATTTTGTGGAATCTAGATACATCCCAAAACGTCCCTATACATCACGTCCTGATTTCAGATACATCCCTCAACGTCCTGATACATTGTGTCTCggtttcggatacatcactcaatGTCCCAATACATCACGTACGTCTCGATAATCgcataaagtgatgtatccgactGATACATCGCGTAAAGTAACGTCCCGATACATCACTTACATCTCGATACATCACGTAAAATGATGTATCCGATCGATATATCGTGTAAAGTGATGTATTCGATTGATACATCACgtaaaataaagatttttgcaattttttcaaatggtaattttttaaaaaaaattatagtaaaataagttgtgtatttagataatttttcctaaaaaaaaattgaggacGCTCGTTGGTTTTGACTTGTGGTTACTTAGTAGTGTCCCTGCCTAAACGTCATTCAAATAGGCAGCAGCCAGTGGAGTAGGAGTCTAGTATTATTCACCAATCACCATGATGCCTCTTAGAATGCAAGTCTTTGATTACTTTACCAACCAGAGTTATGATGGAGTAATAAGTattcttttatctttaattataaCTCATAAGTCTCGAGTTTATATTTTTCTGGTACAAAGTTGTCTTGTTAGGAAGCGTTTTACTCTCAATGTGAGACTTTAATTTCTAggcaaatttaaatttaatcgaactttaatataaatattgaacaccagatgaaaaaaaaattaaaaaaatcttgaattacTTTGATAATGGACACAATTTAATCAAACACTAAGTTCCACATTTCTAGACTAGAATTATACCACATAATGCAAATTGACAAAAAGCAATTTAGAGATTTTATCCTCATCAAAACAAGGCAATATTACAGTAAAATAACTGTGATTTGTTGACTTATATGGTATATCATAAAATCTACTATCAGTAATGTGGTattctttatattatattgCATTATTTCCTTTAGCTCCATCATGTGGATTGGCAAATATGGCAAGCCCACTTAATATTGCCTCATTTGGTGGAGtatctcaaaattaattttaaaaagcaGTATtaacttgaaaccctagatttattttctatataaacACCCTTAAATCTTTCTTTATACCTCACAACTAACCTTAAGCATCCTTAATTAGCTCTACTAACCTCAATCCGGGTAATTTCAAATTTCACCAATTTTCCTCAGTTTACCATCTAGGAAACTTTACATAAATAGTCGATCAGATTCATTGTTTACTCTTCTTCCTAGTTGATATACATTAATTATACACATTATATATGGAGTATACATACATCCTCTAACTATTTTTAAGAGGTTCGCTGGATGGCTATTTAGGTTTATTCTTCTAACTTGTTTATGCATTGataattttgatctttttctacaacaacaacaacaaacaacttGTCTATGTTATGCATAGTTTCGTAAcctagaatatatatatatatatatataacatgtgGATCATAGTGTAGAAATTCTTTATATCGTCTTTGTATATAAgtcaaattctttaatttttattgatcATATGGCATGCAGGAGATTGATCAAACGAAGTGCGGAGAAAATGAGAactgtttttgttgttgttatgttgGTGATGATCATGATGAGTTCTTGCATGGCTACAAGTAGGAGTTTGAACAATTATGAGCAGCAACCTGCAGGAGGAGGAGAAACAAGAACAATGGATAATCATCATTATATGAGTAGGGAAgaattcaataacaattatggtggaggaggtggaggtggaggtgctTCTCCTAAAAATGATAAAACAGATGATGGAAAAGTC is part of the Solanum stenotomum isolate F172 chromosome 8, ASM1918654v1, whole genome shotgun sequence genome and encodes:
- the LOC125874245 gene encoding bifunctional monodehydroascorbate reductase and carbonic anhydrase nectarin-3-like, with the translated sequence MNMATITKMLFISFAFLSSAFLARSGEVDDESEFSYVENAENGPANWSNIHPNWIKCKTGKMQSPIDFPNNKVEIVSNLGILQKFYKPSNATLLNRGHDIMLRWDDGGFLKINGTQYRLKQVHWHTPSEHTIDGKRFDMEGHLVHETNDGKNIAVIGILYEIGLFPDLFLTMIEKDLEALRLADQKAIGINYPNLIKIDEKRYYRYMGSLTVPPCTENVIWTIDGKVKTVTRKQIQLLRDVVHDGFEYNARPIQPLNGRPIKFNKPWSFA